A window of the Deinococcus aquiradiocola genome harbors these coding sequences:
- a CDS encoding response regulator yields MPGLLKKVLVVDDDPALRHLLGFILRGAAFQVLSAASGQEALDLLAGTPDVDLVVTDLGMPGLSGYDVLERVLLHGGPPVMVVTASGRPEEQQHAMTLGAAGVLEKPFTRAGLLSAVTPLLERRWTDEPATTGTDLPQAL; encoded by the coding sequence ATGCCCGGCCTGCTGAAGAAGGTGCTCGTCGTGGACGACGACCCCGCCCTGCGCCACCTGTTGGGCTTCATCCTGAGAGGCGCGGCCTTTCAGGTGCTCAGCGCCGCGAGTGGACAGGAAGCCCTCGACCTGCTCGCGGGGACGCCCGACGTGGACCTCGTCGTGACGGACCTCGGCATGCCGGGCCTCAGCGGGTACGACGTGCTGGAGCGCGTGCTGCTGCATGGCGGGCCGCCCGTGATGGTCGTCACGGCCAGCGGCCGTCCCGAGGAGCAGCAGCACGCCATGACGCTCGGCGCGGCGGGCGTGCTGGAGAAACCCTTCACGCGCGCGGGCCTGCTGTCGGCCGTCACGCCGCTCCTCGAACGCCGCTGGACCGACGAGCCCGCCACGACCGGCACGGACCTCCCGCAGGCCCTCTGA
- a CDS encoding glycosyltransferase family 4 protein, which yields MKVGFLTYGMEHSLTGIGRYTVELTRALRDLDAGLEITLLNPYRDSKLGWYEEFPTHPVPRLQKIYGAAALGSVDLHRAAQTLGLDIVHDPCGIAPFIGQRGAYRRVTTVHDAVPLVYPNTQPLATRMIFRTLVPAARWTTDAVLTVSEASASDLTRLLGLPSERVHVTPCGVRMPEAQTPDALAEVRRRMNVPERYLLYVGALHPRKNLKGVLEAYTLLRERLSAAGTDEVGLVIVGPASWGSRAREELGQAFDMTGVQFTGFVTDEDLSALYFGTLGLVYPSYYEGFGLPALEGMAHGAPVITSNTSSLPEVVGDAALTVDPARSDEIADAMHRLVTDPALRASLSGRGRERARTFTWQRMAEQTLAVYRSILQA from the coding sequence ATGAAGGTCGGGTTCCTGACGTACGGGATGGAGCACTCGCTCACCGGGATCGGGCGGTACACGGTGGAACTCACGCGCGCCCTGCGGGACCTGGACGCCGGGCTGGAGATCACGCTGCTCAACCCGTACCGCGACTCGAAGCTCGGGTGGTACGAGGAGTTCCCGACGCATCCGGTGCCGAGACTGCAGAAGATCTACGGTGCGGCCGCGCTGGGGAGCGTCGACCTGCACCGCGCGGCGCAGACGCTGGGCCTGGACATCGTGCACGACCCGTGCGGGATCGCGCCGTTCATCGGGCAGCGCGGCGCGTACCGGCGCGTGACGACCGTACACGACGCGGTGCCGCTCGTGTACCCAAACACGCAGCCGCTCGCGACCCGCATGATTTTCCGCACGCTGGTCCCGGCGGCCCGCTGGACGACGGACGCGGTCCTCACCGTGAGCGAGGCGTCCGCGTCGGACCTGACGCGCCTGCTGGGCCTGCCGAGCGAGCGGGTCCACGTGACGCCGTGCGGCGTGCGGATGCCGGAAGCGCAGACACCAGACGCCCTGGCCGAGGTCCGGCGGCGCATGAATGTCCCGGAACGGTACCTGCTGTACGTGGGGGCGCTGCACCCGCGCAAGAACCTGAAAGGCGTCCTGGAAGCGTACACGCTGCTACGGGAGCGGCTGAGCGCGGCGGGCACGGACGAGGTGGGCCTCGTGATCGTCGGTCCGGCCTCGTGGGGTTCCCGGGCACGTGAGGAGCTCGGGCAGGCGTTCGACATGACGGGCGTGCAGTTCACGGGCTTCGTGACGGACGAGGACCTCAGCGCCCTGTACTTCGGGACGCTGGGCCTGGTGTACCCCAGTTATTACGAGGGGTTCGGACTGCCGGCCCTGGAGGGGATGGCGCACGGCGCGCCGGTCATCACCTCGAACACCAGTTCGCTGCCGGAGGTGGTGGGGGACGCGGCCCTGACGGTGGACCCGGCCCGTTCAGATGAGATTGCGGACGCGATGCACCGTCTGGTGACCGACCCGGCGCTGCGCGCGTCGCTGTCCGGGCGTGGGCGCGAGCGCGCGCGGACCTTCACGTGGCAGCGCATGGCGGAGCAGACGCTGGCGGTGTACCGGTCGATCCTGCAGGCCTGA
- a CDS encoding glycosyltransferase family 4 protein, with protein MTLLIDASPLQSEHRLRGVGAYVRSLVGAIERLDVRPQYLASTQGDLPDLPPERVTRVYRPHRPAQVYWMYNEVALRAGLARVRPAVFLAPDFNGLVKNPFGLTVSVLHDLTHLKLARTEPPRGLSERLDVLRWQVYQAKLQRADRILAISESARNDAVTLLGIDPDRVHVVHHGVDHELFRDVRGTGPYADSPPYLVHLGGRNDNKNQARLLEAFAEVARTEPDLQLYFAGPWSAGDHAWLEREVTRLHLTGRVRHLGYVPHGDLPGLFGNAAAFVFPSLEEGFGLPVLEAMASGAAVITSDRSSLPEVAGDAALLVDPLDPGAIRDAVLAVLHGEGVADGLRARGVARAQGFTWAATARRTMSVLGLA; from the coding sequence ATGACCCTACTCATCGACGCGTCCCCGCTTCAGTCCGAGCACCGCCTCCGCGGCGTCGGCGCCTACGTCCGGTCCCTGGTGGGCGCCATCGAGCGCCTCGACGTGCGGCCACAGTACCTCGCGTCCACGCAGGGAGACCTGCCGGACCTGCCGCCGGAACGCGTGACGCGCGTGTACAGACCGCACCGCCCCGCGCAGGTGTACTGGATGTACAACGAGGTCGCGCTGCGCGCCGGTCTGGCCCGCGTGCGGCCCGCGGTGTTCCTGGCGCCGGACTTCAACGGACTGGTGAAGAACCCCTTCGGGCTGACGGTGTCGGTCCTGCATGACCTGACGCACCTGAAGCTCGCGAGGACGGAACCGCCGCGGGGACTGAGCGAGCGGCTCGACGTGCTGCGCTGGCAGGTGTACCAGGCCAAGCTGCAGCGCGCCGACCGGATCCTCGCGATCAGCGAGAGCGCCCGCAACGATGCCGTGACCCTGCTCGGCATCGATCCTGACCGGGTGCACGTCGTGCATCACGGCGTGGATCATGAGCTTTTCCGGGACGTGCGCGGTACGGGCCCGTACGCGGACAGCCCGCCGTACCTGGTGCACCTGGGCGGCCGCAACGACAACAAGAACCAGGCGAGGCTGCTCGAAGCGTTCGCGGAGGTCGCCCGGACCGAGCCGGACCTGCAGCTGTACTTCGCCGGGCCGTGGTCGGCGGGCGATCACGCATGGCTGGAGCGGGAGGTGACGCGCCTGCACCTGACGGGCCGCGTCCGGCACCTGGGGTACGTGCCGCACGGGGACCTGCCGGGCCTGTTCGGGAACGCGGCCGCGTTCGTGTTCCCGTCGCTGGAGGAGGGGTTCGGACTGCCGGTCCTGGAGGCGATGGCCAGCGGAGCGGCCGTGATCACGTCCGACCGTTCCTCGCTGCCGGAGGTGGCGGGCGACGCGGCCCTGCTGGTCGACCCGCTCGACCCGGGAGCCATCCGGGACGCGGTGCTGGCGGTGCTGCACGGCGAGGGCGTCGCGGACGGCCTGCGGGCGCGTGGTGTCGCCCGCGCGCAGGGCTTCACGTGGGCGGCCACCGCGCGCCGCACCATGAGTGTGCTGGGGCTCGCATGA
- a CDS encoding PqqD family protein → MTHPTEQQYTAIPSIVATDLEDELVLLDPATQQIFSLNASGRAVWLALPASETQLSQRLTEAFDVTAEQAREDVSGLLRRLTSAGLVRAG, encoded by the coding sequence ATGACTCACCCGACCGAACAGCAGTACACCGCCATTCCCTCGATCGTCGCCACCGACCTTGAAGACGAACTGGTCCTGCTGGACCCGGCGACGCAGCAGATCTTCAGCCTGAACGCCTCCGGTCGGGCCGTCTGGCTGGCCCTCCCGGCCAGCGAGACGCAGCTCTCGCAGCGGCTCACCGAGGCGTTCGACGTGACGGCGGAGCAGGCCCGGGAGGACGTCTCGGGCCTGCTCCGCCGCCTGACGTCGGCGGGGCTCGTCCGTGCAGGCTGA
- a CDS encoding MerR family transcriptional regulator — translation MTHPTPTPDPTGTDARYTVGEVAERLGLTLRTLKYYEELGLVTPERSGGGYRLYGEADIARLERVRRMRALGLSLGTIARTFTQPLERDPSGRQIMTRDSLQTLHRDLQAQLQVLHARIDAARRELKEAQALERDLQGDLQYLERRLNGETLDTLMAERRSEADPDTPTAE, via the coding sequence ATGACGCACCCCACCCCCACCCCGGACCCCACCGGCACGGACGCCCGCTACACGGTCGGCGAGGTCGCCGAACGCCTCGGCCTGACCCTGCGGACCCTCAAGTACTACGAGGAACTCGGCCTCGTCACGCCCGAACGCAGCGGCGGCGGCTACCGCCTGTACGGCGAGGCCGACATCGCGCGCCTGGAACGCGTGCGCCGCATGCGCGCCCTCGGCCTGTCGCTCGGCACCATCGCCCGCACCTTCACGCAGCCGCTCGAACGCGACCCCTCCGGACGGCAGATCATGACGCGAGACAGCCTGCAGACCCTGCACCGCGACCTGCAGGCGCAACTGCAGGTCCTGCACGCCCGTATCGACGCGGCCCGCCGCGAACTGAAGGAAGCGCAGGCACTCGAACGCGACCTGCAGGGCGACCTGCAGTACCTGGAGCGCCGCCTGAACGGCGAGACGCTCGACACCCTGATGGCCGAACGCCGCAGCGAGGCGGATCCCGACACCCCCACCGCGGAATGA
- a CDS encoding CAP domain-containing protein: MRPALLTLALLLTAARAATSPTSAQAQAISRIAQATYSACGQQVRLSTPLSLAALDMLHGHTSDQALQRHAYRSWKAQFYTATYHGNLSWLRTALANRCGDWTDLDEYGLATDDTRVVLITAREDAVDLRQTDRWLSEFLTLTNRARFQGQKCGTTLMNSTTPLTWDPVLARAGATYLQDMVRLNFRGHVHAGDGSTPLQRAARLGYPGGVGENLQYNAVTPQEAVTSLLGSPEHCLNLMNPAYTRFGAAVTNGRPGTLFATYWVQEFGTAP; encoded by the coding sequence GTGCGCCCCGCCCTGCTGACCCTCGCGCTGCTCCTGACCGCTGCCCGCGCCGCCACCTCCCCGACGAGCGCTCAGGCGCAGGCCATCTCGCGCATCGCACAGGCCACCTACAGCGCCTGCGGCCAGCAGGTGCGGCTCAGCACCCCGCTCAGCCTCGCCGCACTCGACATGCTGCACGGCCACACCTCCGACCAGGCGCTCCAGCGGCACGCGTACCGCAGCTGGAAGGCGCAGTTCTACACCGCGACGTACCATGGGAACCTCAGCTGGCTCAGGACGGCGCTCGCGAACCGCTGCGGCGACTGGACCGACCTCGACGAGTACGGCCTCGCGACGGACGACACCCGCGTCGTCCTCATCACGGCCCGCGAGGACGCCGTCGACCTCCGGCAGACGGACCGCTGGCTCAGCGAATTCCTCACCCTCACCAACCGCGCCCGCTTCCAGGGCCAGAAGTGCGGCACGACCCTCATGAACAGCACCACGCCCCTCACGTGGGACCCGGTGCTCGCCCGTGCGGGCGCCACGTACCTGCAGGACATGGTGCGCCTCAACTTCCGCGGGCACGTGCACGCCGGGGACGGCTCCACCCCACTGCAGCGGGCCGCCCGCCTCGGCTACCCCGGCGGGGTGGGGGAGAACCTGCAGTACAACGCCGTCACCCCGCAGGAAGCCGTCACCTCCCTGCTCGGCAGCCCCGAACACTGCCTGAACCTCATGAACCCCGCGTACACGCGCTTCGGCGCGGCCGTCACGAACGGACGGCCCGGCACACTCTTCGCGACGTACTGGGTGCAGGAGTTCGGCACGGCCCCCTGA
- a CDS encoding MFS transporter — translation MNASPVPTPDRAAGTAAWAVALAALIAFMGIGVVDPILPEIGRQLGASSTQVELLFTTYLGVMAVMTLFAGRLGARFGRRRVALTGLGLISLFALLCGLSSSIPALAVFRAGWGFGSALFTPTALVLLLALIPRPEAAVMRYEAAIGLGMSMGPLLGGVLGGHSWRYPFFGAALLMLLAFVSVLTLVRVPDRREQVGPLSDVFRAYRHPAFLNVAVTGGLYYFCFFVLLGFTPLFLKLSVLGLGLMFFGWGVLLGVGSTVVVERLLHRTTPSRILRGTFTGLLVLFLLLGLLPGLVPLKVALVILSGLLFGINNSLLTTLSVEVSSAPRATATSAYNFLRWAGAAFAPLASGLLAEHVTPDAPYLVGAALLLVCAATMVLRGRHIDQARRGEEAPITEPAGTPSLAHD, via the coding sequence ATGAACGCTTCACCTGTTCCCACCCCCGACCGCGCGGCCGGAACCGCCGCCTGGGCCGTCGCGCTCGCGGCCCTGATCGCCTTCATGGGCATCGGCGTCGTCGACCCGATCCTCCCCGAAATCGGCCGGCAGCTCGGCGCGTCCTCCACCCAGGTCGAACTGCTCTTCACCACCTACCTCGGCGTGATGGCCGTCATGACGCTCTTCGCGGGCCGGCTCGGCGCGCGCTTCGGCCGCCGCCGCGTCGCCCTCACCGGCCTGGGCCTCATCTCGCTGTTCGCCCTGCTGTGCGGCCTGTCGAGCAGCATTCCCGCCCTCGCCGTCTTCCGGGCCGGATGGGGCTTCGGCAGTGCACTCTTCACGCCCACCGCGCTCGTGCTGCTGCTCGCCCTCATCCCGCGCCCCGAGGCGGCCGTCATGCGCTACGAGGCCGCCATCGGCCTCGGCATGAGCATGGGCCCGCTGCTCGGCGGCGTGCTCGGCGGGCACAGCTGGCGCTACCCCTTCTTCGGCGCGGCCCTGCTGATGCTGCTCGCCTTCGTGTCCGTCCTGACGCTCGTGCGCGTCCCCGACCGCCGCGAACAGGTCGGCCCGCTCAGCGACGTGTTCCGCGCGTACCGCCACCCCGCCTTCCTGAACGTCGCCGTGACCGGCGGACTGTACTACTTCTGCTTCTTCGTGCTGCTCGGCTTCACGCCCCTCTTCCTGAAGCTCTCCGTGCTGGGCCTGGGCCTGATGTTCTTCGGCTGGGGCGTCCTGCTCGGCGTGGGCAGCACCGTCGTCGTCGAACGCCTCCTGCACCGCACCACCCCCAGCCGCATCCTGCGCGGCACCTTCACCGGCCTGCTCGTGCTGTTCCTGCTGCTCGGCCTGCTGCCGGGCCTCGTGCCGCTCAAGGTCGCGCTCGTGATCCTGTCGGGCCTGCTGTTCGGCATCAACAACTCGCTCCTCACCACCCTCAGCGTCGAGGTGAGCAGCGCCCCGCGCGCCACCGCCACCAGCGCCTACAACTTCCTGCGCTGGGCCGGCGCGGCCTTCGCGCCCCTCGCGTCCGGCCTGCTCGCCGAGCACGTGACACCCGACGCGCCCTACCTCGTCGGCGCGGCCCTGCTGCTCGTGTGCGCCGCCACCATGGTCCTGCGCGGTCGTCACATCGACCAGGCCCGGCGCGGCGAGGAAGCCCCCATCACCGAACCCGCCGGGACGCCCTCCCTCGCCCACGACTGA
- a CDS encoding DUF1616 domain-containing protein, whose protein sequence is MTDLNPPVTPGRTPASRGAVWTRPDLLLGVLTLVLLAVSLRGWPGALGALRVLAGAVAVLWLPGYALTLALFPARKQLRVMERAALSVGLSVGSVALLALLVSRLGFGFTPGMMLRAIAVWSALFAGAGLWRASRVAAPFTVRWEHAPVRWALGSVVALAAGMAVVVSLVYWLQPRVPTSEFYALGSQGRMEGYRVSGTPGERLSIPVRFTYHGREPGTFRVGADGSAPQRVGPLTDGQTWSGSVPVQLPRTSGAYSVVLRAENQANTAEQRRLEFSVDVNAAP, encoded by the coding sequence TTGACTGACCTGAATCCTCCCGTCACACCGGGCCGCACGCCCGCCTCCCGGGGAGCCGTGTGGACTCGCCCCGACCTCCTCCTGGGCGTGCTGACGCTCGTCCTGCTGGCCGTCTCGCTGCGCGGCTGGCCCGGCGCCCTCGGCGCGCTGCGCGTCCTGGCGGGCGCGGTCGCCGTGCTGTGGCTGCCGGGGTATGCCCTGACGCTCGCCCTCTTTCCGGCACGGAAGCAGCTGCGCGTCATGGAGCGCGCCGCATTGAGCGTGGGACTCTCCGTCGGCAGCGTCGCCCTGCTGGCCCTGCTGGTGAGCCGACTCGGTTTCGGGTTCACGCCCGGCATGATGCTGCGGGCGATCGCAGTCTGGTCGGCGCTGTTCGCGGGCGCCGGCCTGTGGCGCGCGTCGCGGGTCGCGGCGCCGTTCACGGTCCGCTGGGAGCACGCGCCGGTCCGCTGGGCGCTCGGCTCGGTCGTCGCGCTGGCGGCAGGGATGGCCGTGGTGGTCAGTCTGGTGTACTGGCTGCAGCCGCGCGTGCCGACCTCGGAGTTCTACGCGCTCGGCAGCCAGGGACGCATGGAAGGCTACCGCGTGTCGGGCACGCCGGGTGAGCGGCTCAGCATCCCGGTCCGATTCACGTACCACGGCCGCGAGCCGGGCACGTTCCGTGTCGGTGCGGACGGCAGTGCCCCGCAGCGCGTCGGTCCGCTCACGGACGGGCAGACGTGGTCGGGAAGCGTGCCCGTCCAGCTGCCCAGGACGTCCGGCGCGTACAGCGTGGTGCTGCGCGCGGAAAACCAGGCGAACACGGCCGAGCAGCGTCGACTGGAGTTCAGCGTCGACGTGAATGCGGCGCCGTGA
- a CDS encoding acyltransferase family protein produces MRAELKALTGVRAIAAATVVLYHLIGQYPAITEDTWPQHVLRFGSNGVDLFFMLSGFIIGYSYHHVFADTRAHAQTYLDFLRKRLARLLPAHLFALTLMLLLGALLTIQGTPFLKTNPPGEFLAQLLLVMDWDPRHEARLSWNVPAWSISSEWLAYLLFPGVLYALSRVPRGALPTVFLGLPVLMACSYALGPANYGMIRILTEFPAGVALYLYWRGLTPAQTRVWTNIGTVCAVLYLPAGVLLGLAHLNVRWAVTLVPALLLALACGQGTLPHLLARPVPEYLGRVSYSLYITHYVVLAALRFTFFTAVARNSVLVTVGLTVIELLVIAGVAQFTYRYVEEPGRRWLTRRSARVTAAA; encoded by the coding sequence ATGAGAGCTGAACTGAAGGCACTGACCGGCGTGCGTGCCATTGCAGCAGCCACTGTGGTGCTCTACCACCTGATCGGGCAGTACCCCGCTATCACGGAAGACACATGGCCACAGCACGTCCTGCGTTTCGGAAGCAACGGCGTCGATCTGTTCTTCATGCTGTCCGGATTCATCATCGGGTACAGCTACCACCATGTGTTCGCCGATACACGCGCACACGCCCAGACTTACCTCGACTTCCTACGCAAGCGGCTCGCGCGCCTCCTGCCAGCTCACCTTTTCGCGCTGACGCTCATGTTGCTGCTCGGCGCCCTGCTCACCATACAGGGCACGCCTTTCCTGAAGACCAACCCACCGGGAGAATTTCTCGCCCAGCTGCTGCTCGTGATGGACTGGGATCCGCGTCATGAGGCGCGGTTGAGCTGGAACGTGCCGGCCTGGAGCATCAGCAGCGAGTGGCTCGCCTACCTGCTGTTCCCAGGTGTCCTGTATGCCCTGAGCAGGGTTCCGCGCGGAGCACTGCCGACCGTGTTCCTGGGCCTGCCGGTCCTGATGGCCTGCAGTTACGCGCTCGGGCCTGCCAACTACGGCATGATCCGCATCCTGACCGAGTTTCCCGCGGGGGTGGCCCTGTACCTGTACTGGCGTGGCCTGACCCCCGCCCAGACGCGCGTCTGGACGAACATCGGAACAGTCTGCGCCGTGCTGTACCTGCCGGCGGGCGTCCTGCTGGGCCTCGCGCACCTCAACGTTCGCTGGGCGGTGACGCTCGTTCCCGCGCTGCTCCTGGCGCTGGCGTGTGGACAGGGAACGCTCCCGCACCTGCTCGCACGCCCTGTGCCAGAATATCTGGGACGTGTTTCGTACTCGCTGTACATCACGCATTACGTCGTTCTGGCCGCCCTGAGGTTCACGTTCTTCACGGCGGTGGCCAGGAACAGCGTTCTCGTCACGGTGGGGCTCACCGTGATCGAACTGCTGGTCATCGCGGGCGTCGCGCAGTTCACGTACCGGTACGTGGAGGAACCGGGCCGCCGATGGCTCACCCGGAGGAGCGCGCGGGTCACGGCCGCCGCCTGA
- a CDS encoding glycosyltransferase family 2 protein, producing the protein MTNYTNIKETERPGLLGPRSTGIVAVIPAFNEERFIASVVFTTLQFADKVIVVDDGSSDRTASLAEKAGAMVVRQPLNMGKAQALNAGFKAARRLENVAVVVCLDGDAQHDARDIPAVVAPVLAEEADVVIGSRFLDIKSDIPAWRQVGQHTLTTVTNIASGVHTTDSQSGFRAFSPAAVEALHFTSTDLSVESEMQFLFRPAGLRVVEAPVNVQYLDGNKRNPMIHGLQVLDALLSLVARRRPLMFFSLPGLVSTLIGLLLSVYLVHTMMVSGNLPVGLAVLVAFLVSGGITVGVTGIVLHSMHKFAERVDQDVRQSLSIYLERVTN; encoded by the coding sequence ATGACGAATTACACCAACATCAAAGAAACGGAACGGCCGGGACTTCTCGGCCCTCGGTCCACGGGCATCGTGGCCGTGATCCCGGCATTTAACGAAGAACGGTTCATTGCCAGCGTGGTGTTTACCACCCTTCAGTTCGCGGACAAGGTCATCGTGGTCGACGACGGCTCCAGTGACCGCACCGCCAGCCTCGCCGAGAAGGCGGGCGCCATGGTCGTCCGCCAGCCGCTCAACATGGGTAAGGCGCAGGCCCTCAACGCGGGCTTCAAGGCCGCCCGCCGCCTGGAGAACGTCGCCGTGGTGGTGTGCCTCGACGGTGACGCGCAGCACGACGCGCGCGACATTCCGGCCGTGGTGGCGCCCGTCCTGGCCGAAGAGGCGGACGTCGTGATCGGCTCGCGCTTCCTCGACATCAAGAGCGACATCCCCGCGTGGCGTCAGGTGGGGCAGCACACGCTCACCACCGTCACGAACATCGCGAGCGGCGTGCACACCACCGACTCGCAGAGCGGCTTCCGGGCCTTCTCGCCCGCCGCCGTGGAGGCGCTGCACTTCACGAGCACGGACCTGTCGGTCGAGTCGGAGATGCAGTTCCTGTTCCGGCCCGCCGGACTGCGCGTGGTGGAAGCGCCCGTGAACGTCCAGTACCTGGACGGCAACAAGCGCAACCCCATGATTCACGGCCTGCAGGTGCTCGACGCGCTCCTGAGCCTCGTGGCGCGCCGCCGCCCGCTGATGTTCTTCAGCCTGCCGGGACTCGTCAGCACCCTGATCGGGCTGCTGCTGAGCGTGTACCTGGTGCACACCATGATGGTCAGCGGCAACCTGCCGGTGGGCCTCGCGGTGCTCGTGGCGTTCCTGGTGTCGGGCGGCATCACGGTCGGCGTGACCGGGATCGTGCTGCACAGCATGCACAAGTTCGCGGAACGCGTGGACCAGGACGTGCGGCAGTCGCTGAGCATCTACCTGGAGCGCGTCACGAACTGA
- a CDS encoding lasso peptide biosynthesis B2 protein, whose product MNPRDARQIALFVQGDVSDAPPADQLRQHRLSALAFHRLDASHPTRAEVRADYRELVLRRQIVLAELRPLLDAWCAEGLQVMVFKGYHLAEYVYERPELRPYGDVDVLIRPEQAERASSTAQRLGYRVTWQASDSLEPHKHELLHLLSPSGQVVLDVHSRLLHNTLRGSARQQRITDAVWRQAVPVDRSGLLGPAPVDALLVGLILNRLWVPEQWVIKAQDLLDFRALVERAGVTEAQLWARARQFGCTQTVRQFLRRCDGFTNRIDLSAVTPTQRARWDVELLQERGSVTGEYALALAAKLPEVAVDVAAALPGVLYVLWLLRRTPDLPTLLRRVTPPTAAAREVPDRERQRLVRGVHLALTLLRVRPGGNCLPRSLALYRAYRLAGLPAVLTSGVRRSAQGIDSHAWVELHGAPINDPYAHENPGRYRVNLRYPLD is encoded by the coding sequence ATGAACCCCCGTGACGCGCGGCAGATCGCGCTGTTCGTGCAGGGCGACGTGAGTGACGCGCCGCCCGCGGATCAGCTCAGGCAGCACCGCCTGAGCGCCCTGGCGTTCCACCGCCTGGACGCCTCGCATCCCACGCGGGCCGAGGTGCGCGCCGACTACCGTGAACTCGTGCTGCGCAGGCAGATCGTGCTCGCCGAACTCCGGCCCCTGCTGGACGCGTGGTGCGCGGAGGGCCTGCAGGTGATGGTCTTCAAGGGCTACCACCTCGCGGAGTACGTGTACGAACGCCCGGAACTGCGCCCCTACGGGGACGTGGACGTCCTCATCCGGCCCGAGCAGGCCGAGCGGGCCTCCAGCACCGCGCAGCGTCTCGGGTACCGGGTCACGTGGCAGGCGTCCGACTCGCTGGAGCCGCACAAGCACGAGCTGCTGCACCTGCTGAGCCCCAGCGGTCAGGTCGTGCTGGACGTGCATTCGCGCCTGCTGCACAACACCCTGCGCGGCAGTGCCCGCCAGCAGCGCATCACGGACGCCGTGTGGCGCCAGGCCGTGCCGGTTGACCGCTCGGGTCTGCTCGGGCCGGCGCCGGTCGATGCGCTGCTGGTGGGCCTGATCCTCAACCGGCTGTGGGTGCCGGAGCAGTGGGTGATCAAGGCGCAGGACCTGCTGGACTTCCGTGCGCTGGTCGAGCGGGCGGGCGTGACCGAAGCGCAGCTGTGGGCGCGGGCCCGGCAGTTCGGGTGCACGCAGACGGTCCGGCAGTTCCTGCGGCGCTGCGACGGGTTCACGAACCGCATCGACCTGAGTGCCGTGACGCCCACCCAGCGCGCCCGCTGGGACGTGGAACTGCTGCAGGAGCGGGGCTCGGTGACGGGAGAGTACGCGCTGGCGCTCGCCGCGAAACTGCCGGAGGTGGCGGTGGACGTCGCGGCGGCCCTGCCGGGCGTGCTGTACGTGCTGTGGCTGCTGCGCCGCACGCCGGACCTGCCGACGCTGCTGCGGCGCGTCACGCCGCCGACCGCAGCGGCGAGAGAGGTCCCGGACCGGGAGCGTCAGCGGCTCGTGCGGGGCGTGCATCTCGCGCTCACGCTGCTGCGCGTCCGGCCCGGCGGGAACTGCCTGCCGCGTTCGCTGGCGCTGTACCGCGCGTACCGTCTCGCGGGACTGCCTGCCGTGCTGACCTCGGGCGTGCGGCGCAGCGCGCAGGGCATCGACAGCCACGCGTGGGTGGAACTGCACGGCGCGCCCATCAACGATCCCTACGCCCACGAGAATCCTGGCCGCTACCGCGTGAACCTGAGGTATCCCCTTGACTGA